aaGGTGcgagtttttaaagttttgcTCTTGAAGCTTGCATCCAAGCTTTTCGGCAAAGTCTCGTGTAGTGGTGGAAGTCAGTCGTCCCTGCTCGTCATTGTTCCATTTGTTGCCCGAAAGAAGGTAATCTTCTTTCTTTAGCAATTTTCAGCTCTGTTTAGCTTTAGTTTATCATTCGTGTTATATTTTGTATAGTAGTTTAAttgcatttctttttcttctctttggaAGCTCAAATGGTGTGTTTCTTCCCTGTTTTGATTACTATGAATGTGCAGTTTACTTGGTCAAGTAGCTGAAGCTTTTTCCCTCCTTTCGTTTCATTATGGATCTGTTCGCTTTTCTGATTAAAATGGATATAATCGAGTCAAATAGTCATATGATTCAAGTGTGTAATTCTCTGAGATATGATTCGTAGTCATACTTAAGGGTTCATATTAATGTAGAGTTGTTATTTTTCGCCTTAAGTTATTATCGCTTGTATTAAGATACCtttctttttatcaaaaaactAATTTCATTCAGTCCACGTAAGCGTGGCTAATTGTTAGGCATATGTCCAGCATGTTTCCATCTATTTTCTTTGCCTAGTTGAACTCGTAAGATTATATGCCCCACTGATTTCCCTAGCTAAATTAAGTTTGTTTGAAGTGCATTTTTCCATCAATGTTGTTAGTTACTGTCTCCAGGGGGTTgtttatttcatttccttttggCCTGATTTGGTGGTCTTTCCTAATATGTCGTAGTAGCATTGGTTCATTGACGTGAAACTATATTCATTATTAAAATGACTATGTTGTTGTAGCTTCAAGTTCATTTGGTTATGTGAGATTAGAATGCTTCATTTAATATCATTCGGAATAGATGAATTATAGAATAGCAAACTTTGATATTAACAATGGTATATTAGTTGGTTACGTGAGCCAAATTGAATTGCACTCATgcaatttattcaatcatatgtcACTGTTTGGTATTTCCAAGTGTTAAACTCATTTTCCTTTCCAAAGCTAATTATCTATTGTTCCTTACaatatcataaatttatttattcatgtAGTTTGGTTAAAATTTTAGCATGTTGGGAAGTAGGCCtcaagtttttattttaatttgtttcttgtATGTGGGTTTGTCAACATCTTCACGATTTTCACATTTTTGAAGAAACATGTCCTTGTTTTCTGTTGGAAGCCAATTGGAAGTTGAAACATTTTGTTAATTACCACATTCATTCCAGCATATGCGTAGAGTAATGTTTTCATGTAAACTTTATTTCTAGAAAGCATTCAAGAGAGTATACtaattttctttcctttcacTTTCTTTACATGTGATGTTTTGCGGAGTCCAAATTGGACTCTTTTCATCATCTCCTTGCATTTTCGAGTATCGAGTCAGCCCTCCGGTGTTCAAGAGCGAAATGGAATTGACGTACATGTGTTTGGAGTTGATATATAGGATTGTATACACTAGTATACATCTAGTGTATACGAAAATGGGCCTAAAGGCCTCGAAATTtagtttgtattttgttatttttggagCCTAAGCCCTTCTATtgtgtttattattatttgttagttATTAGGACAGATACAAGGAGACAAGGATTGCGCCAAAGGCCTAAAAGTAAAGTAAATCTCAAAGATTAGTCTAGGACAGGTACTAAATATTGGGCCTTTGTTATCAAAACAACGAAATTAGGCCCAAGTGTTGGTCCAGGCGGACAGATaaccagacttgggcccaaactctcctttcctttattttatttttttgtatttatttaattgtttatttgctAGTCGATTTTAAGGTTGTCTTAATTCAATTTCCCCAAAAGGTAGTCGTTTCtaaattttctaaaaactaaataatcaTATCTATTTTACTACCTAAGTCACTTTGTAAAATGTTATATTTAAGTAAATCCCTTATACTATTTCCCTTTCCCATAAAAAGATAATTCAAGTCTTAAGCTGTTTATTTTCTAAACTTGTCAAGCatgcttttattttaaaaccaattagccaaatagttaattatcgGATAACCGTGTGTTAGCGGGCATTTTGGGTGCTTTAAAACCCTTTCCGAAATGCTAATATGAGCCCCGAACCCCTTTTAAGTTTTCATGAGATTTTCTGTTtcagtcttttgaaaacaacagTTTTcctgatttttcttaaaaattaagtggcgactcttgaaatcagtacaaaatatatttttctatgtaaacagaatggcgactctgctggggatttGAATGGGTTTTAACcttaaaattaacttatttgactatttgtttaaattgCTTACTTGTTTCAATTCTTGTAAATTACAAATtgttgcatttcattgcatccGATTCCGCCAAATGGCAAATAGATTGCATTAGAAAAAAAGGGCGGTTACGTGGCTTACCACGACTGTCTCTCAGAAAAACActatttgaattcttttgaagtgataaacgaatagttgATTTGTGGTCATCCAACGTCGTTTATTATACTTCACCCCGAAGTTTGTCCAACTCGGGTAACCGGGTCTTATCTAAACcaactcttagtcaactagtgTAGAGCGAAACTAAATTCCTTTTAGCGCATTGAACTAagatgacccaacacccaaggcgtgttgaGCCCATTAGAAAGACCACCTTGAGTCCAAAACAGCCCATGGCCTAAACGGACGATCATACTTATGtgttaaatttgaaggatgtatacatTATTTGAAAAGTCATTGTCCCTCGGGGTTGGGAGTAGAATTTAATAGCTTTTTCCAGTCTAAAATTTTTTTGCGCAAGCTACTATCCAAAAGGGATGGACATTCGAAGATGGAAAGAAGTTCACGATCAAAGGACCTTCCATGAATGCATAGTTTAGGGTTGTACCCCTACGCGGGACTGATTATTTGTATCCTATATTCCCCATTGTGTATCCCTATTTGACTTATTCATAAAATCTGTATAATTTGGGTTTTTGGGGGCAATGAAATATTTCAGATGACGTTATACATCCTTTGAATCGTTAGACCTACCCTTGGCATAAAAGGGTCAcatatttgtttaaaaatacGTAATATTTTGTTTGTGTGCTATGTGATTAACTGCTTGTGTGAAtatgttgctttatttggagATATTCTAGCTTACTCCTCTTCGAATTGTTTTTAGAATCCCTGagcacaaatatcaagtcaCTATCAAAAGTGCGTCCAAATACTCTTCGAGTCTTTAGTTTCCtaacaaaatttgaactttaCTTTCAAATTCATACTCTCATATCTCAGAAAAGGTCGATTTACTCAAGTCAAAAAGAAAGGTCAAACTACGTAAGACCTGAATTCTCTTTCGTGAGATACGTAGACAGCCTTCTAAGGCTCgaccatttttgagaaattcttACAAAGAATTAGATTTTTCaatcaaaaatgaaaagtatGTCAATGAAAGATAGAATCGACTTTGTCTCAACTCAAGTCGACTTTTCTGACTCACCAAGCTCaaatcaaatagacaaattTCTATCTATTTAGTCATTTCTCTAAATATGTGGGTTAGTTTATCTTCAAGTGGagcaacttttatgtgtttgtcATCATATGTGTGATATTTCGTATAATTTGTCATCTACATAGACTAACACGTTtatcttttgagttatttttctttgttaggaacttagaactgatctgtgttgataaaCTGGCTGGTTATCCTTATTTCACAAGATTTAAGGCCCCCAAAGATTCCTTCCCCGATCAAAGTTTGCACAAAGAAAAGGCAGTAATGGGTGATAACAATGACGAGGTTGGCTTGACTGATGTTGTCGTGGCTCAGCCTGCTGCCGTTGATCAAGATGAATTAGTTTTACAGTTAATGCAACAAATTGCCAAAATGAGGGTCAAAATGCAAAGAATGCAAGATTTGCCTAATCCAGTTTTCGCTTTCAACCCTCCAGGAGATGGAAGACCTCCACTCCACTTTTCTTCTCTAAGCACGGAACAGGTTTAGAATCCACCCTCTAACCCCGCTCAAAATCCCCTTATCATCGACCTAACTGCCCCAAATCCATATCATGCCTTCGTCTCTTACCATGAGTCACCTCCTCCTCAAGGTACCAACCCTCAAACTTTCCCTCCTCATCAAAATGTCAACCCGCAAGTTTGCCCTCCTTATCAAAATCATAATGTCAACAATCCGCAAACCTTCCCCCATcaccaaaatcaacataccaaccccCAAATTTTCCCCCAAACTTACCAAGCCACTCAAAATACCCAGAATCCCTCCATTGCTCTGCCATTACCTCAAAAAACTACTTTTCAAATTCCAATTCCAAATGAACCCTACGCCAACTGTTCTGAGATTGATCACTATGAGGAACGAGAGAGAGaatggaggtcaaaggaagaggcagtcaaactgaatatgaaagaagagatCAGGAAAGCCATGAAGGAGATAGATTGTATTCCTGAAGTCGATGGGTTGAGTTATGAGGATTTGTGCATCCATCCGGATCTGGACCTCCCGGAAGGGTTTAAAGTGCCAAGATTCGACACTTTTGGAGGAACAGGGAATCCCTTGGAAcacctgagggcctactgtgactAGCTCGTGGGAGTTGGAAGGAATGAAGTTTTATTAATGCGGATTTTTAGCTGAAGTTTGAACGGAGAAGCGTTAGAATGGTTTACCTCATATGAGACAAAACAGTGGTCTAGCTTGAATGCACTAGCTAAAGATTTCGTCGAACGGTTtgcctacaatgtggagatcgttcctgattGCTATTCTTTGGAGAGAATTAGGAAGAAATCCACTGAAAGCTATCGTGAATATGCGTATAAGTGGAGGAAGAAAGCCGCTCGGGTTCGACCTCCCATGTCTGAGAAGGAGATCGTTGAAGTGTTCATACGTATTCAAGAGCCAGAGTATTATGACAGGATAATGTTGCtcattggagcaaaatttgcggagatagtcaaggtaggtaaGGCTATCGAAGATGGGATTAAAGCTGGAAAGATTTCTCGCGTTGCCGCCCCAACCAAATCTTCAGGACTgttgaaaaagaagagagatgATGTGTCTTCTATTTCCTACGCATTTGATGGAAAAGGACACTTCAGAAAATCCTCACCTTACAAAGGTCATCCTCGAGCTCCACAAAATTCATATCCAGCTTGTTATACCCAATCAGGTTATCAAACTCCACCACCGAGTTACCAATTTCCACCTCTTGTTTACCAAACTCCATTTCCATattaccaaaatacccatcCATATTACCTAGCTCCATCAGTTAATTGTTCAAATATCCAATCAAGTTACCAAACTCCACCTCCGCACTACCAAAACACTCATCCTAGCTACCGAGCTCCACAATACAGAAATTTCCAAACGCAAGTACCAACTCACCAAAATCCTCCAAACTACCGTCAAGTACCTTTACATCCAGGAAATAATTACAATCCTCCTCGTGAGAAGAAACCTTCTAGAGTCTTTACTCCTTTGGTTGAGAGCCGAACACAACTTTTTGAGAGATTGAAATCGGCTGGCCTAATACAGACAATTGATCCAAATAATATCAATGTCAACTCCAAGCTTTATAGATCCGATCTTCACTGTGCTTACCATTCAGGAGGTGCTGGGCATATTACCGAGAATTATATCAACTTGAAGCATAAAATTCAGGACTTGATAGACCAAAAGGTCGTCACTCTTCAGACTGCCACTCCTAATGTTGATAGTAACCCCATGCCGAATCATGGAGGGGTAACTATTAATATGGTTGAAGTCGAAGAAGATTTGAATGTGAAGAAAGTTTTATCTCAGCTAACCTTGAAAAGCTTGAGAAAGTTGCAGCCCCTCCAACCATAAGAGAGAAATCCAAATTCATGATCATGGCACCTCATCAAGCTTTTGCTTTAGTGCCGAAGGAGGGTCAGAACAAGCAGAAGTTCGATCAAGCTTTTCCAAAATTATTGCCTCACTTATATCAGCTTTTTCCAATGCAAAATAGTCTAGGGGAAGGAATAAAAAATTGGTTCAAAGAAGGTGATATAGTGCTTAAAGAGATGATCGAGACACCAGTCATACTAGATAGCGAGTCAAACGAGCAAATGCTTAATTGGACGTCCCCTTCGCTCTTGACTCCTAGCTCATCTTGGTAGACCtagaaattttttatgttatttctaaaattggTGGTGTTCCGAATGAGGCTCGAGACCCATCATTTACTCTATTTTTGGCTCACTATGTTTTAATTTCCCTCCTTatgttttgaaaagaaaaaaaaaggcaaaatgatTTATCGTCAAGGCcaaaattcttattttcttatttcaaatgaaaaacttcTTTATTGCGAAAAGTTTGCttttcttgctttatatttacTACCTAACAATATCTATCTATGATTTCAGTGGAAATATTGTCAAATCTGTcaatatcatgtcatgtcacAAGCTGAATGAACGAAATGGGGCGGATGCGGAGGAATTTGAGGACTACAATGAGAAGATTACGGTACCCAAACACCTGGTTGAGGAGTTCAGACAGTTCAAAATTCACGAAGAGCCGAATTTAGAAGAGATCGGAATAGTGaatcaagaaaatgatgaatgcatcaaagaaatcaaaattggtGCCTATATGACAAAAGCACAAGAAAGTGAACTCATCAGTTTGCTTAGAGAACACATCGATACATTTGTTTGATGATGTTACTTGGTTGAGCATGAACATTGGATCTCACAAGTCACCAATCTACTTAAATGCTGTAAAAAGATAGAATGTTTGAAGACtcgatttttatcttttccttGCAATCGCTTTTGTTTGCTTGTAATCGTTTATGTTTAGAATTTATCCCTTTTTAATAAACTACGTCTGatctgaattctcaagaatgagatacataggcggcctatgtcggcctcggtcacccctttatcccttttttaatgtttcattttgtacttgaactacgttcgacctgaattctcaataatgagatatgtaggcggcctatgtcggcctcggtcacccctTCATCCCTTTTTTAATGTTTCCTTTTgtacttgaactacgttcgacctgaattctcaagaatgaggtacgtaggcgccacaacggctcggtcatatctcccgtaagatttctatttctctttataatagaaactgggacagaatttttgagaggaactcaaaaattctcaagaagaagatctctccaacaaagtcaagattgaagttactttgagaTTTGCAACCGGGACAAAGTTTTGAGAGGATCCCAAAGTCAAGAGTGGCGGCTCTTGAAATCAGTCCAAAATATTATTTCCTATGTAAACAAACCCAACTGGTTTATTGCTTGCACTTCCTCTGCctgatttaaatttaaaacctTGTACTTGCTGCAAAATATAATTTCGATCCTCCGCCTTTTGAGCCATCTCCATTATCTCCCTCAATGTTTGAGCCTGTAACAACATCACTTCTGCCCGAATTTCCTCTTTCAACCCATTTAAAAACACTCCAGATAACATTCCATCAGATATCTCCTTCATAGATGCTGACaccttttcaaattcttcacGAAACACAGTAACTGTGCTAACCTGCTTCAACCTCATTAAGACAACATATTGGTTGATTTTTTGAGAATGATGAAATTGGTTCAACAACTCTCTTTTGAAGTCTTCCCATGTTAACATTTGTTGCCGAGATTCCATCCAATAATACCAATTTAAGGCTTTTCCTTCCAAACAAACACCTGCTGCCTGTAATCTTTCCGCTTCAGAAATTTCATTCACGGCAAAATATCGCTCCACTCTGAAAATCCATCCCAAAGGATCCTCTCCTTCGAAAACTGGTAGTTGTAGTTTCCGAAACTTCTTCCCATCTTTTTCTCCAGCCCAGTTGACATTGCTTCCCTTTTCTTGGTTTCCGACAAATCTGGTTTGAGAAGGAGATGCTTCTGCCATCATAGTTCTTCCTTGTGCTTCAATTCTCGCAAGAGTCTCTGTCATTTCTTGAAACCATCTTTACAGTTTTCTGACATCTTCTCTTACCCCTGTCAAATTTGTCTCCACTTATTCGACTCGTCCCTCCATCCTACTCACCATCCCTGAACGTtactgctctgataccaatttgatAGACTTTACTGCTGAAATTGACAATAGAGGAACAAATACTGCTGTTTCACACTAGATTCATTGATATTACAACAAGAAGTCTGAAAACAAAACAATCACGAGTACACTACTGACAATAATAAATCACATCCTAAGACAATAATGAACTTTAGTTATATAATCATAAAGATCACAACCTTTCTAGACATTCGAGAGGCTAGAAACTCTCCCAGAATtcccttttctttattttctgaaTACCCTCTTTTAACTGCCCTGCCCCTATTTCTACAGAAAAAACCACCCAATACATGTGTAACTGTCTCATGACAGTTACTAAGtttcttaattgtttattttggCCTCCTAGAATAAGTTTTTATAACTTGAGGCACATCAGAATCTTTCATATACTATTCAAAACTTTTATATAGCAGATGCACACATAAATGGCCTTATCCCCACAAGTATAGGCAACATGAGCGGTCTTACAACCCTAATCATTGAAGGAAACAACTTGACAGGGTGTATTCCTCCTGAGATTGGTAAGCTTAAACAACTCCAGGGGCTGTATCTAACTAACAATAAATTGTAGGGACATATTCCAAAGGCAGTATGCCAATTATCTAATTTGGTTAAATTAACTCTGCAAGGTAATGAGCTCTCTGGATTAATTCCAGAATGCTTAGGAGATCTTAGCATGCTACAATATCTTTATTTGGGTTCtaataaattttcatcaaaatttccatcaaaCCTTTGGAAAATGAGTGGTCTTCTCTTTCTAAACGTGTCACAAAATTCTTTAGAGGGAGAAGTTCCATCAGATATTGGAGAACTTAAAGTCATTATAGCGCTAGATCTTTCCAGTAATCACTTTTCAGGAATGTTACCAAGCAGATTGGGAGAACTCCTAAACCTGCAGTCTCTTGACCTATCAAACAATTCATTTTTTGGACAAATTCCATTATCCCTTGCCAACTTGATAAGCttggaattcttgaatttgtctTTAAATGCATTGTCAGGTACTATTCCGAAGTCTTTGGAAAAACTCTCATACCTTAAAAGCATTANGCAGATTGGGAGAACTCCTAAACCTGCAGTCTCTTGACCTATCAAACAATTCATTTTTTGGACAAATTCCATTATCCCTTGCCAACTTGATAAGCttggaattcttgaatttgtctTTAAATGCATTGTCAGGTACTATTCCGAAGTCTTTGGAAAAACTCTCATACCTTAAAAGCATAATGTTTCATTTAATGATTTAGAAGGTGTAATACCGAGTGGTGGTGTGTTTGCAAATTCCACTCTGCAATCATTTCTTGGGAACAAAGGTCTATGTGGAGtccacatattggagattcctGCTTGTGCTATCACTTATCCTGGAAAACAATCAAAGCTTAAGGAGGTTGTGCTAAAAATTGTTACTCCAGTGGTTATTTCATCCTTGATGATATTCTTGTTGGTTTCAATTTGGATAATGAAATGACAGAAGAAAGGAAAGTCCAAAGATGTTGAAAAGGTACAGGAGATCAAGACTCATCAATTAGTTTCTTATCACGAGATTCAACTAgcaacaaataattttgatgaatcaAATTTAATTGGTGTGGGAGGTTCTTGTTCTGTGTACAAAGGCACATTATCTGGTGGAACTTTGGTGGCCATTAAGGTTCTGGATTTGCAAAGTGAGGAAGTATGCAAAAGGTTTGACACCGAATGCAAAGTGATGAGAAATGTTAGACATAGAAATCTTGTTCCGGTTATTACTACTTGTTCTAGTGACTACATAAGAGCCTTCGTTCTGCAATCTATGTCAAATGGGAGTCTTGAGAATTGGTTCTACAGAGAAGAGTCCAACTTAAACCTTCTTCAAAGAGTCGCCATAATGCTTGATGTGGCTGTGGCAATTGAATATCTACACCATGGGCATAACACTCCAATAGTTCATTGCGGCCTAAAGCCAGCCAACGTTCTTTTGGATGAAGATATGGTAGCTTATGTTGGTGATTTTGGAATCTCTAAAATTTTAGCGATAAGCAAGTCCATGGCTTATACAGAGACATTGGGCACTCTTGGATACATTGCACCaggtataaaaaaaatctattctCTTTGATTTTCTCTTATCATAATTAAGCCTCTCCAAGTTCTAGAAGTAAAAAGAGCAAGTCTTTATTTATGCAGAATGATTGTTGTATTTCAATTGAGTAACCTTTATTCACAATTATCAGTAGAGCTACCTTAAACGGTGATGTGGCGCTCTCTATGACCTTcattgtcatttttcttttttctccttttttgaatttttctcaatgatattatttttaaaagttattttcataactcacacttcttcatcttcatatattatacttttaattagtattaataatattcataactttcaaaccttttatattcataacccaaaaaattcaattttacattaaattaaaatattcaatgcCTTTCTTTCTTTGGAGagaaatgacattaaattaaaatgtttgccTCAATATGCTTAAGATGCTAGAATTCTTAAAGTTCATTTTAACTTAATGTATTCTTTTGTTGGAATagctttctttttattttgtatgtagtttgttgatgatttttaagaattttgttttttttttcctttttgttaatCTTATTAGAACTTTTGTTATATATGTTGTATGTTGTTTAATATATTGATagatttttaggattttttaaatttttctttatgttaatCTTATTTGAACTTTTATTGTATTAAGTAAAAAGTATTGCAATTAATTCTACTAAAGATTCACTAATTGAATGCTGAGAGAAATTATTTAATGTGAGAAAAGTACTGAAAGAAAGACTTAATCCTACTTCATCCGTCCAATAATTATTGTctattatactattttggaatgtccTACAATACTTGtgcactttatgaaatcaatggataatttaCCCCTTATCATTatctaaattgctaattattgttgtatgatttgtaatatttttgacgcaattttcaaataataaaggttatttcttctttctcaattatgtggtactaataaaatttcgagattcaatcaattttttttgtctttaaaatattctattgttaattactgtaaattattgtactttctaagtaattttcaaataatatatattatttcatttgtccaatttatgtgtcaccgataaaatttgaagagttaatcagatcttttacatatttttatatcttttgaatatttaagtaaataattattgtgatttataatattttatacaattatttttaaaaaattaaacaacaaacaaaacgaattcatcatcggaaaattaccaaagcatccttcaatacatcaataatgagTCCCACTTTTTgtctaaaaaaatatgcatattgggaggatatttttgtccaaagtggaaatagaataaatataaagcattaaagtcttttaaaattttaaattgttaattcttattgtatgatttgtaatacttttacgccattttcaaataatagaggtgtaacatccgacaatttaaaaatgaatNNNNNNNNNNNNNNNNNNNNNNNNNNNNNNNNNNNNNNNNNNNNNNNNNNNNNNNNNNNNNNNNNNNNNNNNNNNNNNNNNNNNNNNNNNNNNNNNNNNNTGTTTTCAATAATACAAGAGACCAGTGTACCATGTCTCCTTAATTCACATTTTTCCTCTGCAAGCCTAGACACTAAATAATTTTTCCTCTGCAAGCCTATTCATATTTACATTTCAAAGGGAAAATAGTTTTTGTCTGAAGAAAAAAGAGGCAAGAAGCCAAAAGAGTATTTGGATAtcacatatttctttttcttgaaccTCTTCTCTCTTAAGAGTTTGTAGTGCAATAGTAAGAGCAACATCTTTGCTAACTATTAAATTATATGGTTTGGCATTGTCAGATTCTTTCTGAAGGCATGCTTCCTGCAACGCTCAAATATGCTGTCGTAGATCAAATTAAATTGAACTCCAGCTCTTTCACGATTCACAATGAAAAGAATGTGATCACATTAGACAATCTTATAGTACCTGATTCcagagaagaaaaagaggaaatgTTAGTTTTAAAGCTTCTCTGAAATACCTGTCGTTTTATTCAAATAACAACTACACCCAATAGAAATCTCAAGTATTCGATATGTCAAACAAATAGGTAGTACATTTAATAGTAGCAAATTTACAAAGCAAGTCAAATGTTTTCCATATCTCAAAGATAATTGGTGTATACCTAAGAACTCTTGATTAAATTAACATAAAAGTCATAGTTTCCAAATCGTATCATTTGTAATGGGGTTAAGTGAGAAACATATTAGAGTAAAAGCAGCGACAAGAAGGTGCAAAAATCCAATTGCAAGAAGTGTAAGTCAAATATAATAGCAGAAACTTAAGACTGGTTGGCAATCAAAATCTTTAACAACCAGTCGACTTGGATGCTCAATGGGGAAACAAGTATATGTCATAGATAAGTGTTGAGTGCACCATCATTGTCCCACCAATTCTCATCCTTGCAAGAATTAGATGGAACCGAAAAGTAGTGAGTTGATGAAATTACGTATATTCGTATAAAAATTGTTATTTGGCAGCAAAAAAGAAGAGCTATAGCCCTTCTATGGGGGAGGGACATCTGGAGGATGGCGCCATAGACTCATTTGTAGGATTTTTATAAACAACAGAGGATGTATTCCTAGTATGCCAGAAGTGACAGTTATACCCATGACTTTTTTGGTACGCTTGGTAGCATAGCTGAAGTAGTACGTGTTAGGAAACATATGCAAGTGGCTGTTCAGCTTGATCGACCCCTGGAGGGTTAGATCTGGAAGTATCCAATCCCTTGAAGCAAATGGACCAGTATTTCCTAAGAGGCAGTCAATAAGACCCCATATTCCAATTTTTCTCCAAGATATGTTGAAGTGGTCAAACATAAAGTTATAATAGTTCTTCAGCCAGGGTATGTCGAACCAATCATAAATTATTACTTCAATGCGGCAAAGTTGATATGATAAATACTGGTTGAATCCACTGAACAACACCTAAAGTGGTGTCTGATCATGTTATATAAGTCTTTGAGGTCCCTACTAAAACCAGAAAATGACACCAATAGCACAAGTGACGTAACCCATGAGATGGGTTGGATGTGAGGTTTGATACACAGGTTATCCTCAAGAGAGGGAGTTTCAAGTAACTGGGTATGTCGTAAGGACTTGAAGGTATATTCTACAATGTGATGGCTTGAGAGTTGGAGAGATGCTGATGTTGAGATAAATGTGTGGCATACCAGGAAAGATAAGATTAAGAATGAAAATATTCGAGCCAAGATGGGAGTGGCCCCCATGAAGGATAAGATCAGATCAGTGGGAATTAGATGGTTCAAACATATGAATAGTAGCCGTGTGAAACTCTGATAAGGGCTTAAGTTCCTAGATGTTTTGATACTTGTCCAGTGTTAATGTTCTGAACAATTGTAAAGCCTGTCCGCGTCAGAAAGTTGGTGAAGTTGCAGAGTACTTCACCAATCAGAAGCGATGAGGTTGTTTGTACG
The DNA window shown above is from Solanum stenotomum isolate F172 chromosome 6, ASM1918654v1, whole genome shotgun sequence and carries:
- the LOC125868788 gene encoding uncharacterized protein LOC125868788, with the protein product MGDNNDEVGLTDVVVAQPAAVDQDELVLQLMQQIAKMRVKMQRMQDLPNPVFAFNPPGDGRPPLHFSSLSTEQNPSIALPLPQKTTFQIPIPNEPYANCSEIDHYEEREREWRSKEEAVKLNMKEEIRKAMKEIDCIPEVDGLSYEDLCIHPDLDLPEGFKVPRFDTFGGTGNPLEHLRAYSLEWFTSYETKQWSSLNALAKDFVERFAYNVEIVPDCYSLERIRKKSTESYREYAYKWRKKAARVRPPMSEKEIVEVFIRIQEPEYYDRIMLLIGAKFAEIVKVGKAIEDGIKAGKISRVAAPTKSSGLLKKKRDDVSSISYAFDGKGHFRKSSPYKGHPRAPQNSYPACYTQSGYQTPPPSYQFPPLVYQTPFPYYQNTHPYYLAPSVNCSNIQSSYQTPPPHYQNTHPSYRAPQYRNFQTQVPTHQNPPNYRQVPLHPGNNYNPPREKKPSRVFTPLVESRTQLFERLKSAGLIQTIDPNNINVNSKLYRSDLHCAYHSGGAGHITENYINLKHKIQDLIDQKVVTLQTATPNVDSNPMPNHGGVTINMVEVEEDLNVKKVLSQLTLKSLRKLQPLQP
- the LOC125868789 gene encoding receptor kinase-like protein Xa21; the encoded protein is MSGLTTLIIEGNNLTGCIPPEIGNELSGLIPECLGDLSMLQYLYLGSNKFSSKFPSNLWKMSGLLFLNVSQNSLEGEVPSDIGELKVIIALDLSSNHFSGMLPSRLGELLNLQSLDLSNNSFFGQIPLSLANLISLEFLNLSLNALSEGVIPSGGVFANSTLQSFLGNKGLCGVHILEIPACAITYPGKQSKLKEVVLKIVTPVKKGKSKDVEKVQEIKTHQLVSYHEIQLATNNFDESNLIGVGGSCSVYKGTLSGGTLVAIKVLDLQSEEVCKRFDTECKVMRNVRHRNLVPVITTCSSDYIRAFVLQSMSNGSLENWFYREESNLNLLQRVAIMLDVAVAIEYLHHGHNTPIVHCGLKPANVLLDEDMVAYVGDFGISKILAISKSMAYTETLGTLGYIAPGMLPATLKYAVVDQIKLNSSSFTIHNEKNVITLDNLIVPDSREEKEEMLVLKLL